Part of the uncultured Cohaesibacter sp. genome is shown below.
AGCTCAGCACCAGCTTGCGGTTCTGCGTGTAGGCGGTGAAAATCTCCATCAGCTTCTTGCGGGCATCAGGAGAGACCGGCGCCAGCGGCCCCCGCACATATTCCAGTACCGAATTCTGCATCCCCAGAACACATTTGACGGGTGCCGGGCTGTTCTCGATGAACAGCGCCTCGGCGAAGGGACGCAAGGTATCATGCAGACGCAGGGCCGTCTGATAGTCACCAGCAACCCACGCATTGTAGCAGGCAACACAGATTTCCGGATCATAGTTGGCCAGCACCGACGTCAGCCCGCTGGCGCCCAGCGCGTAGAAGGCCAGCGCCAGACCGTCATCGCCACAATGGATGACAAAATCCTCGCCGCATCGGGCCCTGAGATCGGAAACCCGCTCGGCGCGTCCACCGGCTTCCTTGATGGCCACGATATTCTTGTTTGAATGACACAGGGCCGCCGCTGTCTGGGGGGCGATTTCAATGCCCGTGCGGCCCGGCACCGAATAGAGCATGATGTCGATGGAAACCGCATCGGCAATCGCTTCATAATGATTGATCAGGCCGGTCTGCGAGGGCTTGTTGTAGTAGGGCGTCACGATCAGAGCACAGTCGACGCCCCAGTCTTCGATCCGCCGGGTCCGTTCGACCGTCTTGGTCGTTACATTGGTGCCGCTACCGGCCAGAATGACCGCCTTGCCCTTGGCCCGCTCGACGGTTTTCTTGACGACCTGCTCATATTCCTCGTCGGTGAGGGTCGAGGCCTCGCCAGTGGTGCCAACCGTCAGAAGGCCGGTCACGCCAGCTTCGAGCTGGCGGTCGATGAGGCGCTCATAGGCTGGCCAGTCGATGGCTCCGGTTTCGGTGAATGGGGTGATCAGGGCGGTGATGACACCGTCATACTGCTTGGATTTGCTCATGATACTCTCCGATAAATCAGTTTCTGGTGTGCACGATCAGTCGATGACGACCTTGGATTCGCTCATTTCGCGGATGGTGATCCGAATGCCTTCCCGGCCCAGACCCGATGACTTGATGCCACCAAACGGCACATGCTCCGCCCGGAAATCCGGGCCTTCATTCACCATCACGCCGCCAACCTTGAGCGAACGGGTTATCTTGCGGATCACCGCGTGGTCATTGGTGAAGATGCCTGCCTGCAGGCCATAGATCGAGTCGTTGACCTCCTCGACGGCGCTGTCGAGATCATCAAAGCCGCGCATGGCCAGAAGCGGCCCGAAAGTTTCCTCACGATAGATCTGCATGTCATTGGACATGCCGGTCAGCAGGGTCGGGGCAAAACGGGTCTTCTCGATCCAGCCACCAGTGCGGAGCGTTGCTCCAGCGGCAACCGCCGCCCGCACCCGCTTGTCGACTTCCTTTGCGGCAGCTTCATCGATCACCGGCCCCATGATGGTGCTGTCCTCGATCGGGTTGCCCAGCTTGATCCTGGAGATCCGCTCCAGCAGCATGTCGGTAAAGGTCTCTTCAATGTCCTTGTGCACATAAAGCTTCTTGACGGCGGCGCAGCTCTGACCGGCGATTTCGAACCGCTGGCCGATTGCCGTATCGGCAGCCGCTTCAAGGTCGGCATCCGGCATGACAAACAGCGGATCGTTGCCGCCAAGCTCCATCAGGCAGCGGACAAGACCACTGGCATTTTTCAATGCCAGCCCAGCCTTGGCACCACCGGTAAAGGACAACAGATCGATCGGACCACGGGCCAGAGCGATGGCCGGGTCGGCAAAACCATGGACAATCTGCACCAGTCCTTCCGGCGCGCCAGCCAATTGGCAAAGCTCAACCACCCGATTGGGAGACAGCGGAGCCTTGGGCGATGGCTTGACAATCACCGCATTGCCAGCCGCGATCGCCGGGCCAAGCTTGTGGCACAACAGGTTCACCGGATAGTTGAACGGGGTGATGGCCGCGATGACCCCTACCGGCTCGTAGGTGACCGTCGCGAGTTTGTTGGCGCCGCCCTTGACGATGCCGCAATGCATGGTTTCACCATTGATGAAGGTGGCCGCATCGCCGGAAAGGCGCAGCGTGTTGCCGGCGCGACGGATTTCGTTACGGGCCTCGGTTATGGTCTTGCCAACCTCCTTGCAGACGGTCTGGGCAAGGCTTTCGGCTTCCTGCGCGATCAGTTCGGCGAGTTTGTCAAGGATGGCGCGTCGTTCCGACGGCATGGAAAAGCGAAAGGCAGCCGCCGCCTTTTTGGCGCGCGTGATCGCGGCAAACACATCGGCACCAGAAGCCTGAGGCAACTGGCCGATGACTTCGCCATCATAGGGGTTGGTGATAGTGAAACTGGCTGTTTCGGTAACAAGGGAGGGACTGGTCAGTGATGTCATGATGCTATCCTTGTCGCAATTGGCTGCGATCTATCTATTTGATGAATTGATTGGTCAGATGGTCGACGTATGGTCTGTGGCTTCCGTGAAGGCGGAAACCGAAATGGGAATGGTGGGCCATCGCTCTCCGACGAGATCGGCCTCTGGCGATGCGCCGGACACAAAGTCCGAGACCCAATGGAGGCAGAAGCGCCCTTGGCAGGAGCCCATGCCGAAACGACCGCGCAGACGCAGCGCCCGCACGCTTTCGCCATCCTTGTCCTGCAACCGACGCAGGTCGCCTACCGTGCGGTTCTCACAGCGGCAGAGGACGGTCTCTTCGGGCAGATCAAGGACATCCGGCACCTTGACCGGTGCATAGAGAGTCTTGATCAGGGCTTGCGCCTGCTGCTCCCTCTCATGACGGACAACAGCATCCTTGGGCAATGCCACGTCTCGGCCCAGCCTTTTCATCAGACGGCAAGCCGCCAGAACACCGTCCGCCTCGGACGCAGCAGCACCGAGCACCTGAGCGCAATCACCAGCCTTTTCTGCCGGAATGACCGAGAGATCCCCCAGCCCGCTGGCGTTCGGCACGATGCCATCATGCAAGCCGACATGATCGGCAGAGATGGTCTTTCTTGCGCCATTGGCCGTTTCCACTTCCAGACAGAAAGCACCGTCCCTGTCCTTGCCGATAGAGACAAGACCGGCCCCCGTCATCACCGGCACACGATGGCGCAGCAGGGTGGCAATCAGCTCCACAGCTTCCAGCTTGTAGGAAAGCGGCAGCCCCATGCCTTTCAGCGGACTGGAAAACGGACGGCCTGCCTCGATGACGGCGGCGGGTGGATTGCCAAGCCGTGCCAGCTGGGCGGCGGCGACCAGCAGCAGCGGGCCAGACCCGGCCAGAACGATCCGGCCAGCAGGCGCGAACCCCGTTGATTTCATTCCGATTTGTAGCGCTCCAACCGTCGTGACGCCAGCTTCGGTCCAGCCAATCCGCGGACGCACCAGTTCCCGAGCGCCCGTGGCCAGAATCAGGCCACCGGGGATCATGATTTCCGATTGACCTGAGTTCTCCGAGGCCAGAAAGATCGCGCCGCGCCAGTCGGTTCCGGCAAAGCGGGTCTCGGGGCGGAAGTCGACCTTGTCAGCACAGGCTTTCAGCCCGGCCTTCAACTGCGCCCACCGTTTCTCGTGGGCGCGGGTCAGCCGCAGTTTCTTTTCTCCCAGCTGGTTCTGACGGTAGATAGCGCCACCGATCGTCGAGGCCCGATCGACCAGCGTAACCGGCAGATCGTGGCGCGCAAGGGTAATGGCTGCTGCAAGACCGGCAGGTCCGGCGCCGACGACGACAACGCGCTGTTCATGCGACATGATGGTCTCCTTCGGCTTCTGATTGACGCAAGGCAACGGCGGCCTTGCCCTTGAGAGAGGCAACCTTCAGGCCTGGCTCACATTTTGAAAGACAGGCTTCCCGGACCCCTCTGCCTTCGATCAGCACCAGACAGTTCTGGCACTGGCCGATGCCGCAGAAGATCGGAGCGGCAGCAAAAAGGCCATGCCGCCGCAGCGCATCGGAAATGCTTTCACCCGGGTTGAAAGCGACGGGCAGGCCGTCCCAGAGAATGATGTTGCTCATGCGAGGAGACCTTTCTTCGCCGCCGCAGCAATCCCGGTCGCCGTCTCGGATGGAAAGACACCCGCCGCGAGAAACCGGGAAGGCGAGAGGGCAGCAAGACTTGAATCCAGAGCTCCTCCACAAAGGCTCCTGGAAACTTCCCTGCCGATGAGGGCGGACAGGCAGATGCCATCCCCCTCGAAACCCGTTGCAATATGGATGTTCGGCATGTCAGGCACGGCGCCGACAATGGGAAGCCCGTCCTCGACCGCAGACCGGGCACCCGCAAAAACGCGAATGACGCGGCGCATGGCCAAAGGCGGATAGGCTTCCGTTGCAGATATCAACAGCCGCTTGACAGTGGAGAAATCGGTCTGCCGCGTCGTACGGTTCCTCTCTCTGGAAGAACCGATCAAAAGCTGTCCGGTCTCGACCGGATCCAGCACCACCGGCACATGAGCCTTCTGGCTGTCAGCCTTTATCTTGCTCATCAGGTAGGCGGCCGAGGTCAGGGCACCGGGCAATTCCGCACCATCTCCCCCCCCGCGATCCGTCACGATGATCTGCCCGACATGGGAATAGATCGGCAAGGCAGGAAAGAAACGCGCCGTCCCCAGCCCGGCCGCAAGGACGAGCTGGTCGCAGTCGATGTCACAACAGGACATGTGTACTCTGACCGATCCTGTCGGACTTTGGTCCCAGCCTTGCAAGTAGGCCGGAAAGATCTTCTCGATACGTTCATCATTGAGATAATTGAAGGTTGCATCATATCCGAGCATATGGCCCTCACCATGCACCTCCAAAAGGCGGGAAATCGACGCCGAAAGGCCTCCGATCACGGAGCCCGGCTCAGAGTGATCCCTGTGCACCCGCACGGCTCCCCTTGCCAGTTCGAGACGGGAAGCCAGATCGCCGACAACGGCGTCCTCTTCCTCTCCCCGGGCAAAAATGAAGGACGGGCGTTCCCTGAAAACAGAGCGCAAGGGGCCGCCCATGCCGGCAAGGGCCTTGGTTATGCCAAGCGATTCATGCGCCAGCGAGGCCATCAGCCCGGGGCGCTTTGAACACACCGACACAGCACCATCTGATGCACCGGAGGCGGCTGCTGCCGGGCCGGTGCTGTCTACTACACAAACTGTCTTGCCTTGCCGGGAGAGATGCCAGGCGATGGAGGCGCCGATAATTCCGGCGCCAACAATGACCACTTCAAATTTTCGCAAGCGTTTCATGGCTGCTCCTGTCGTTCTGGAGCAAGACTACGGAGGAGAGAAGCGAAATACGATCCAAAATTTATAGGTGGAGCTGTAAGAAAAATTGCATTTTCTATGTCATCCTCCGAAAAACTGCCAAGTTTTCAACGACAAAGACATTGAGTTACAAACAATTTTGTATGATCGACATGTAATGTTGTATTGCAAATCCCTTCGGTTCAGCGTTGGCTTGTAATTAAGATTTCCCTCCGGATGTCCTGTCCGGGAAAGCGGGGTCGCACATATAAGCCGGGGAAAAATCCCGGCACTCAATCATCGACCAGGAGTTAAAATTCGTGTTTAAAAAGACAATTGGAGCTATTTTGATAGCAGCTGCTGCCATTGCCTTGGCACCGGCCGCTCAAGCACAAAGCAAGCTGGATGAAATCCGCAGCCGTGGCACATTGCGCATGGCGGGCATCCTGAATGAGGACCCCTATTTTGCCAAGGATCCTCGCACCCAGGAATGGCGCGGATTTGCCGTCGAAATGGCACGGGACATTGCCAATACCATCGGCGTCAAGCTTGAAGTCGTAGAATCCAGCTGGGCCAACTCGATCCTCGACGTCCAGTCCAACAAGGTTGACCTCGCTCTGGCCCTGACCGCCATGCCAAAGCGCGCCATGTCGATCTATTTCAGCTCACCGACCTACTATAACAGCTTCGTCCTGCTCTCGCCCAAGAATGATGTGGCCAACAAGACATGGTCCGAAATCAATGACATGGGCCTGACCATCGCCGTCGATCTGGGCTCCGCACAGGACCAGATT
Proteins encoded:
- a CDS encoding aldehyde dehydrogenase family protein, which gives rise to MTSLTSPSLVTETASFTITNPYDGEVIGQLPQASGADVFAAITRAKKAAAAFRFSMPSERRAILDKLAELIAQEAESLAQTVCKEVGKTITEARNEIRRAGNTLRLSGDAATFINGETMHCGIVKGGANKLATVTYEPVGVIAAITPFNYPVNLLCHKLGPAIAAGNAVIVKPSPKAPLSPNRVVELCQLAGAPEGLVQIVHGFADPAIALARGPIDLLSFTGGAKAGLALKNASGLVRCLMELGGNDPLFVMPDADLEAAADTAIGQRFEIAGQSCAAVKKLYVHKDIEETFTDMLLERISRIKLGNPIEDSTIMGPVIDEAAAKEVDKRVRAAVAAGATLRTGGWIEKTRFAPTLLTGMSNDMQIYREETFGPLLAMRGFDDLDSAVEEVNDSIYGLQAGIFTNDHAVIRKITRSLKVGGVMVNEGPDFRAEHVPFGGIKSSGLGREGIRITIREMSESKVVID
- a CDS encoding 2Fe-2S iron-sulfur cluster-binding protein yields the protein MSNIILWDGLPVAFNPGESISDALRRHGLFAAAPIFCGIGQCQNCLVLIEGRGVREACLSKCEPGLKVASLKGKAAVALRQSEAEGDHHVA
- a CDS encoding FAD-binding oxidoreductase; translation: MKRLRKFEVVIVGAGIIGASIAWHLSRQGKTVCVVDSTGPAAAASGASDGAVSVCSKRPGLMASLAHESLGITKALAGMGGPLRSVFRERPSFIFARGEEEDAVVGDLASRLELARGAVRVHRDHSEPGSVIGGLSASISRLLEVHGEGHMLGYDATFNYLNDERIEKIFPAYLQGWDQSPTGSVRVHMSCCDIDCDQLVLAAGLGTARFFPALPIYSHVGQIIVTDRGGGDGAELPGALTSAAYLMSKIKADSQKAHVPVVLDPVETGQLLIGSSRERNRTTRQTDFSTVKRLLISATEAYPPLAMRRVIRVFAGARSAVEDGLPIVGAVPDMPNIHIATGFEGDGICLSALIGREVSRSLCGGALDSSLAALSPSRFLAAGVFPSETATGIAAAAKKGLLA
- a CDS encoding transporter substrate-binding domain-containing protein, giving the protein MIAAAAIALAPAAQAQSKLDEIRSRGTLRMAGILNEDPYFAKDPRTQEWRGFAVEMARDIANTIGVKLEVVESSWANSILDVQSNKVDLALALTAMPKRAMSIYFSSPTYYNSFVLLSPKNDVANKTWSEINDMGLTIAVDLGSAQDQIATQYLTKANILRFKTRDEALMALASGKADAVINTVLNAMVMVKKNPAFGTVYVPKPILSSPSVIGVNYNSDEVWKKFISAWADYNRRVGNNQTWIVKGLEPFGITLDDLPDGFDIGG
- a CDS encoding FAD-dependent oxidoreductase; the protein is MSHEQRVVVVGAGPAGLAAAITLARHDLPVTLVDRASTIGGAIYRQNQLGEKKLRLTRAHEKRWAQLKAGLKACADKVDFRPETRFAGTDWRGAIFLASENSGQSEIMIPGGLILATGARELVRPRIGWTEAGVTTVGALQIGMKSTGFAPAGRIVLAGSGPLLLVAAAQLARLGNPPAAVIEAGRPFSSPLKGMGLPLSYKLEAVELIATLLRHRVPVMTGAGLVSIGKDRDGAFCLEVETANGARKTISADHVGLHDGIVPNASGLGDLSVIPAEKAGDCAQVLGAAASEADGVLAACRLMKRLGRDVALPKDAVVRHEREQQAQALIKTLYAPVKVPDVLDLPEETVLCRCENRTVGDLRRLQDKDGESVRALRLRGRFGMGSCQGRFCLHWVSDFVSGASPEADLVGERWPTIPISVSAFTEATDHTSTI
- the dapA gene encoding 4-hydroxy-tetrahydrodipicolinate synthase; this encodes MSKSKQYDGVITALITPFTETGAIDWPAYERLIDRQLEAGVTGLLTVGTTGEASTLTDEEYEQVVKKTVERAKGKAVILAGSGTNVTTKTVERTRRIEDWGVDCALIVTPYYNKPSQTGLINHYEAIADAVSIDIMLYSVPGRTGIEIAPQTAAALCHSNKNIVAIKEAGGRAERVSDLRARCGEDFVIHCGDDGLALAFYALGASGLTSVLANYDPEICVACYNAWVAGDYQTALRLHDTLRPFAEALFIENSPAPVKCVLGMQNSVLEYVRGPLAPVSPDARKKLMEIFTAYTQNRKLVLS